In Candidatus Neomarinimicrobiota bacterium, the genomic window CTGGTGATCATGGGCGGTTCCTACGGCGGCTACATGACAAATTGGGTGATCACTCAAACAAACCTGTTTGAAGTGGCCGCAAGCCGTTATGGGATCTTTGACCTGAAAAGTGATTTCTCCAACTCCAATTATGCACAGTGGGAACTTGACTACCTGGGAAAACCCTATTGGAATGATCCCGGCGTATACCGGAGAATGTCCCCCTCCTATTTTATCGAAAAGGCTAAAACCCCCACTCTGATCCTGCATGGAGCGGATGATGAGAATACCTTTACCTCTAATTCCAGGGAATTGGCTCGAGCTTTAAAAACGCTGGATGTTCCCCACCGCTTTTTCCTTTATCCAAGAGAGGGTCACGGAATGGGTGAACCCAATCATCGCCTGGATGTTTTTCAACGCCAGCTTAGTTGGGTGAACACTCATTTAGATCGCCATGCAGCTCTAAGTGGTGAGGATTGGCTCAGCAAGGATATCCGAATTCAGATCCTGAGCGTCAAGAACAAGGCGCGCTTTCTAAATAAGCCGGATGAATCATTTCTTAGCGTAAAGATCCTATTGGATGGATCTCAATTAGCTGAGAACAGACGGTTCACCTTGGATAACTTTCGACTTGGTCTCGAGCACTACCAGGTTATTGGTCTCCCCAGCGGACAGATACTGGCTCCTGCTGAGAACTTTAGCTTTGAGCTGGGACCGGATCTGCCAGAAGCGGAACTGGAGCTGGTCTTTCCTAAGATCGATGTATCGGATCAGATCCTGAAGATCAAGGGAGTTGGAGAATACACCCTTTAATTTTAATTATGATATCTGGACTATTAAACTGGCACTGGATAATCGTATGAGCAATAACATACTCATTCGCCTGGCAACCATGACTGATCTAGATATCTGCGTGGCTATTGATGCCCCTAATTTCAACATTTTCAACCGGGAAAAGCGCCAGAAGCACTTTACAGAAATGATTCCAAAAAACGGCATGCTGGTTTTAGAACAGGACCACCATATTGTTGGCTATGCTACCTTTGAACCCGATTGGTTCAACTGCACTTTTCTAAAACTGGTCGTTACAGATGCATCTGTCCGCAGACAGGGTCTGGCATCAGAACTGATTAATCAGATCCAAACCAATCACTGTCCCACTGGTAAGTTTTTCAGTTCAACTGAGGACGATAATGCCCCCTCCAAAGCCATGCATTTAAAACTGGGATTTAGGGAAAGCGGTTGGCTGGACAATCTGCCCCAACCTCACCGGGAGATCTTCTATTTTAAACAGGTGAAATAGAGATAGGATCCCGTCCAGAAAGTTTTCTGCAACACTTATTATGCGCTATTCCACCGGCAGGCTATTGCTCCGGTAATTCCAGTTTAAAGCGTCAAATCTGACCTCCAAGTACGTCAAGCGCTCCATAAAATCAGACCAATTCCGCTGTTCAGGTGCTGACCACAACACTTCTGATAGCGCTGTCATCCGGGGTAGCACCATATATTCAGCATGCTTGGTTGTTTTAACGAACTCGGTCCAAAGGTTTGCCTGGGCACCCAACACATATTGATGTTCGATCTGTTCCAGTTCCATGGGGATGGGCTCATAGGCATAGACTTCTTTAAGAGGGGTATAACCACCAATTGCCTGTGGTTCAGTTTCCGGATCA contains:
- a CDS encoding prolyl oligopeptidase family serine peptidase; amino-acid sequence: LVIMGGSYGGYMTNWVITQTNLFEVAASRYGIFDLKSDFSNSNYAQWELDYLGKPYWNDPGVYRRMSPSYFIEKAKTPTLILHGADDENTFTSNSRELARALKTLDVPHRFFLYPREGHGMGEPNHRLDVFQRQLSWVNTHLDRHAALSGEDWLSKDIRIQILSVKNKARFLNKPDESFLSVKILLDGSQLAENRRFTLDNFRLGLEHYQVIGLPSGQILAPAENFSFELGPDLPEAELELVFPKIDVSDQILKIKGVGEYTL
- a CDS encoding GNAT family N-acetyltransferase, giving the protein MSNNILIRLATMTDLDICVAIDAPNFNIFNREKRQKHFTEMIPKNGMLVLEQDHHIVGYATFEPDWFNCTFLKLVVTDASVRRQGLASELINQIQTNHCPTGKFFSSTEDDNAPSKAMHLKLGFRESGWLDNLPQPHREIFYFKQVK